TGACCCTGGATTTAGCTTCTTTGGTGGCTGGAACCAAGTACCGCGGTCAGTTTGAGGAGCGCATGAAAGCCGTGATGAACGAGCTGGAGAAATCGCCGGACGTGATTTTGTTCATTGATGAGCTCCACACCATTGTAGGTGCCGGTGGCGCCTCTGGTTCTCTGGATGCCTCCAACATGTTCAAACCAGCCCTCGCCCGCGGCGAAATCCAATGTATTGGTGCCACTACGCTAGATGAGTATCGTCAGTATATTGAGAAAGATGGTGCCTTGGCGCGTAGATTCCAGATTGTGATGGTAGACCCTACCACGCCGGAGGAAACTATTGAGATTCTGCACAACATCAAAGACAAGTACCAAGACCACCACCATGTAACCTACACAGACAAAGCCATTGAGGCCTGCGTGAAGCTCAGCGACCGCTATATGTCTGACCGTTTCTTGCCAGACAAAGCCATTGACATTCTGGACGAGGCCGGTGCCCGCGTGCACATCAACAACATTGTGGTGCCAGATGATATTCTTAAGCTGGAAGAGCAGATTGAGAACATCAAAGATGAGAAAAACCGTGTGGTGAAAAGCCAGAAATATGAAGAGGCGGCCCAACTGCGTGACAAAGAGAAAAAACTCTTAGACCAACTGGAAGCTGCCAAGAAAAATTGGGAAGAGGAAACCAAGAAGAAGCGCTACGCCGTGAAAGAGGAAAACGTGGCCGAGGTAATCGCCATGATGACCGGCATTCCGGTGAAGCGTATTGCGCAGAAAGAAAGCTTGAAATTGCTCAACATGGGCGAGGAACTGGGCGGCAAAGTGATTGGTCAGGACAAAGCTATCAAGCAATTGGTGAAAGCCATTCAGCGGACCCGCGTTGGTTTGAAAGATCCTAAGCGTCCTATCGGTTCGTTCGTGTTCCTGGGCCCTACGGGGGTTGGTAAAACAGAACTCGCCAAAGTATTGGCTACCTACTTGTTCGACAAAGAAGATTCTTTGGTGCGCATTGATATGAGTGAGTACATGGAGAAATTCAGCGTGTCTCGCTTGGTAGGAGCGCCTCCGGGCTACGTGGGTTATGAAGAAGGCGGTCAGCTGACGGAGAAAATCCGCCGCAAGCCTTATTCAGTAGTACTCCTGGATGAGATTGAGAAAGCGCACCCAGACGTGTATAACCTGTTGTTGCAAGTGTTGGATGACGGTGTGTTGACAGACGGTTTAGGCCGCAAAGTTGACTTCCGGAACACCATCATCATCATGACTTCCAACATTGGGGCGCGTGACTTGCAGGACTTCGGGGCTGGCGTTGGTTTCGCTACCAAAACCCGCACCGAGAACCTGGACGACATCATGAAAGGCACCATAGCGGCCGCCTTGAAGAAGACGTTCTCGCCTGAGTTCCTGAACCGTTTGGATGATGTGATTGTGTTCAACTCGCTGGCTAAAGAAGATATCCATAAAATCATTGATATCTCGCTTGCCAAATTGTTGAACCGCGTGAAAACCCTGGGCTACACCATTGAAATCACTGATCAGGCCAAAGATTTTGTGGCTGAGAAAGGGTATGATTCCAAGTACGGTGCCCGCCCGT
This region of Rufibacter sp. LB8 genomic DNA includes:
- a CDS encoding ATP-dependent Clp protease ATP-binding subunit gives rise to the protein MEAKFSNRVKEVISLSREEAIRLGHDYIGTEHLLLGMIREGEGTAIALLKKLGVPMEELKYALEQATKNTASPNTNITGSIPLTKQTEKVLKITYLEAKIFKSDIIGTEHLLLSILRDEDNISSQTLAKFNVNYEAIRDSLDYHANNPLASSDTDDNDDNDKLFGSSASKGSAGSAAKKGAEKSRTPVLDNFGRDLTKLAEEGKLDPIVGREKEIERVAQVLSRRKKNNPILIGEPGVGKTAIAEGLALRIIQKKVSRVLFGKRVVTLDLASLVAGTKYRGQFEERMKAVMNELEKSPDVILFIDELHTIVGAGGASGSLDASNMFKPALARGEIQCIGATTLDEYRQYIEKDGALARRFQIVMVDPTTPEETIEILHNIKDKYQDHHHVTYTDKAIEACVKLSDRYMSDRFLPDKAIDILDEAGARVHINNIVVPDDILKLEEQIENIKDEKNRVVKSQKYEEAAQLRDKEKKLLDQLEAAKKNWEEETKKKRYAVKEENVAEVIAMMTGIPVKRIAQKESLKLLNMGEELGGKVIGQDKAIKQLVKAIQRTRVGLKDPKRPIGSFVFLGPTGVGKTELAKVLATYLFDKEDSLVRIDMSEYMEKFSVSRLVGAPPGYVGYEEGGQLTEKIRRKPYSVVLLDEIEKAHPDVYNLLLQVLDDGVLTDGLGRKVDFRNTIIIMTSNIGARDLQDFGAGVGFATKTRTENLDDIMKGTIAAALKKTFSPEFLNRLDDVIVFNSLAKEDIHKIIDISLAKLLNRVKTLGYTIEITDQAKDFVAEKGYDSKYGARPLNRAITKYMEDPIAEEILKAELAQGDTIVIDYEEGKEELKFHNRKGVDVPADTSDDLPEASDSTEEEETTPSDGKKKD